The following are from one region of the Prionailurus bengalensis isolate Pbe53 chromosome A2, Fcat_Pben_1.1_paternal_pri, whole genome shotgun sequence genome:
- the PURB gene encoding transcriptional activator protein Pur-beta — translation MADGDSGSERGGGPGGFQPAARGGEQETQELASKRLDIQNKRFYLDVKQNAKGRFLKIAEVGAGGSKSRLTLSMAVAAEFRDYLGDFIEHYAQLGPSSPEQVAAAAAGAEEGGGPRRALKSEFLVRENRKYYLDLKENQRGRFLRIRQTVNRGGGGGPGPGGLQSGQTIALPAQGLIEFRDALAKLIDDYGGDDDELAGGAGGGAGGPGGGLYGELPEGTSITVDSKRFFFDVGCNKYGVFLRVSEVKPSYRNAITVPFKAWGKFGGAFCRYADEMKEIQERQRDKLYERRGGDESEGEEVDED, via the coding sequence ATGGCGGACGGCGACAGCGGCAGCGAACGCGGCGGCGGGCCCGGCGGCTTCCAGCCTGCGGCCCGTGGCGGCGAGCAGGAGACGCAGGAGCTGGCCTCAAAGCGGCTGGACATCCAGAACAAGCGCTTCTACTTGGACGTGAAGCAGAACGCCAAGGGCCGCTTCCTCAAGATCGCCGAGGTGGGCGCGGGAGGCTCCAAGAGCCGCCTCACGCTGTCTATGGCGGTGGCCGCCGAGTTCCGCGACTACCTGGGCGACTTCATCGAGCACTACGCGCAGCTGGGCCCCAGCAGCCCCGAGcaggtggcggcggcggcggcgggcgccgAGGAGGGCGGCGGACCGCGGCGCGCGCTCAAGAGCGAGTTCCTGGTGCGCGAGAACCGCAAGTACTACCTGGACCTCAAGGAGAACCAGCGCGGCCGCTTCCTGCGCATCCGCCAGACGGTCaaccgcggcggcggcggcggccccgggcCTGGCGGCCTGCAGAGCGGCCAGACCATCGCGCTGCCCGCGCAGGGCCTCATCGAGTTCCGGGACGCGCTGGCCAAGCTCATCGACGACTACGGCGGCGACGACGACGAGCtggcgggcggcgcgggcggcggcgcggggggTCCGGGCGGCGGCCTGTACGGCGAGCTCCCGGAGGGCACCTCCATCACGGTGGACTCCAAGCGCTTCTTCTTCGACGTGGGCTGCAACAAGTACGGCGTGTTCCTGCGTGTGAGCGAGGTGAAGCCGTCCTACCGCAACGCCATCACCGTCCCCTTCAAGGCTTGGGGCAAGTTCGGGGGCGCCTTTTGCCGGTATGCGGACGAGATGAAGGAGATCCAGGAGCGGCAGCGGGACAAGCTGTACGAGCGACGCGGCGGGGACGAGTCCGAGGGCGAGGAGGTGGACGAGGACTGA